From a single Gracilimonas sp. genomic region:
- a CDS encoding cytochrome c biogenesis protein CcdA, giving the protein MKSSQTVLMGIIVMMLSPFFIQAQIPDPVKFSVSDAPEEVVAGEVFEIKIDASIEGDWHLYSILNDKDAGPFPTEFSAKSNNFVVIGDIVESEADIEFDPNFEAELGWHSSFASFTLPVAIKTNQTGKQNLDIEVFYQVCDDRVCLPPKTKSIIAGVNVTGVSENPVEAAVFQEGQNNDNVSGEAQQIKQSALGGDGIFSFIWVAILAGFAALLTPCVFPMIPLTVSYFSKQEGSGKGVGGAILFGIAIVATFTILGVLLAAIFGVSGAQNFASNPWVNLFIAFVLVAFAFSLLGMYELRLPHQLTNWLNRQSNESSGIAGILFMALTISAVSFSCTAPFVGGVFAATTGGEWFYPILGMIGFSAAFASPFVVLAIFPKWMESLPKSGSWMNIVKVLLGFIELAAAFKFLSNVDLVWEWGIVSRPLTIAAWIAIFLLTGLYLLGTYSLKHEQKPESISTGRMLLSIPFLLFSFYLIPGLLGSSLGIWDAFLPPKQATDVSLVASIGTTPGSGATTSADEGWSKDYEASREAAKEAGKPIFIDFTGYTCTNCRAMESNIFPLEEVVQRFEQMELVKLYTDGGPDGPENQMFQFELTGNVALPTYAIVDPESGRVITQILGYSKKEDFVAFLDRGLQAYNNR; this is encoded by the coding sequence ATGAAATCATCTCAAACAGTATTAATGGGGATCATCGTAATGATGTTATCCCCATTTTTTATTCAGGCACAAATCCCTGATCCGGTTAAATTCAGTGTGTCTGACGCTCCCGAAGAAGTAGTTGCAGGAGAAGTGTTTGAAATAAAAATAGATGCTTCAATTGAAGGTGACTGGCATCTCTACTCTATTCTTAATGATAAAGACGCAGGTCCTTTTCCAACCGAATTTTCGGCCAAATCAAATAACTTTGTCGTCATCGGTGATATCGTTGAATCGGAAGCGGATATTGAATTCGATCCGAATTTCGAAGCCGAATTAGGATGGCACAGCAGCTTTGCAAGCTTTACGCTTCCTGTAGCCATCAAAACAAATCAAACCGGAAAGCAAAATCTGGACATTGAAGTTTTTTACCAGGTTTGTGATGATCGTGTTTGTCTTCCCCCAAAAACCAAATCCATTATTGCCGGGGTGAATGTAACAGGCGTATCCGAGAATCCGGTGGAAGCAGCTGTTTTTCAGGAGGGTCAGAACAACGATAATGTGTCTGGTGAAGCCCAACAAATTAAACAGTCGGCGCTGGGGGGAGACGGTATCTTTTCATTCATTTGGGTAGCTATTCTGGCTGGTTTTGCTGCTTTACTTACTCCATGTGTTTTCCCAATGATTCCTTTGACGGTTTCTTACTTTTCTAAACAGGAAGGCTCAGGAAAAGGAGTGGGCGGTGCTATTTTATTTGGAATCGCCATTGTTGCGACCTTCACCATACTTGGAGTGTTACTTGCCGCTATATTTGGAGTGTCCGGAGCCCAGAACTTTGCATCCAATCCCTGGGTGAACCTTTTTATAGCTTTTGTACTGGTAGCTTTCGCTTTCAGTTTACTGGGTATGTATGAGCTGAGACTGCCTCACCAATTAACAAACTGGCTGAACCGGCAAAGTAACGAAAGCTCGGGCATCGCCGGGATTTTATTCATGGCGCTGACGATAAGTGCCGTTTCATTTTCTTGTACAGCCCCATTTGTAGGAGGTGTATTTGCTGCCACAACGGGAGGGGAATGGTTTTATCCTATTCTTGGAATGATTGGGTTTTCAGCAGCTTTTGCGAGTCCGTTTGTGGTTCTGGCTATATTTCCGAAATGGATGGAGTCGCTGCCCAAGAGTGGTTCCTGGATGAACATTGTGAAAGTACTGCTTGGTTTTATAGAACTGGCTGCAGCTTTTAAGTTCCTTTCCAATGTAGATTTGGTCTGGGAATGGGGAATCGTATCCCGCCCGCTCACGATTGCTGCCTGGATTGCCATTTTCCTTTTGACAGGTTTGTACCTGTTGGGAACTTATTCTCTGAAGCATGAGCAAAAACCCGAAAGTATCTCTACCGGCCGGATGCTTCTATCCATTCCGTTTTTGCTATTCAGTTTCTATTTAATACCTGGGCTATTAGGCTCTTCGTTGGGAATTTGGGATGCTTTCCTTCCACCAAAACAGGCAACCGATGTATCTCTTGTTGCATCTATTGGAACCACACCAGGTTCTGGAGCAACAACGAGTGCTGATGAAGGGTGGTCTAAAGATTATGAAGCTTCCAGGGAAGCTGCTAAAGAAGCAGGAAAGCCTATATTTATTGATTTTACAGGATATACCTGTACAAACTGCCGTGCGATGGAGTCAAATATTTTTCCACTGGAAGAGGTGGTGCAGAGGTTCGAACAAATGGAATTAGTAAAACTTTATACCGACGGTGGACCGGATGGTCCCGAGAATCAGATGTTTCAGTTTGAACTAACCGGGAATGTAGCCCTGCCAACCTATGCTATTGTTGATCCGGAATCAGGGCGTGTGATTACCCAAATTTTAGGGTACAGTAAAAAAGAGGACTTTGTAGCCTTTCTGGATCGTGGGCTTCAAGCATATAATAATCGCTGA
- the rplI gene encoding 50S ribosomal protein L9 gives MKIILREDVEKLGQSGEVVDVKDGYGRNFLIPQGKAVMATKGAIQELERLKKEAARQAEFTVKEAKELAKQLEVTSLTIPVTTGEEDKIHGTVTNADIAAALEEREILVDKKDISLDQDVKALGEYTATVNLVGDLNPKVKFWVVKDE, from the coding sequence ATGAAAATCATTCTTAGAGAAGACGTAGAAAAATTAGGACAGTCTGGTGAAGTCGTTGATGTGAAAGACGGCTACGGGAGAAACTTCCTTATACCACAAGGTAAAGCCGTTATGGCAACCAAAGGAGCTATTCAGGAGCTCGAAAGACTGAAGAAAGAAGCAGCTCGTCAGGCCGAGTTTACAGTTAAAGAAGCCAAAGAGTTGGCCAAGCAGCTGGAAGTTACTTCCCTGACTATCCCTGTTACCACAGGTGAAGAAGACAAGATTCACGGAACTGTAACCAACGCTGATATAGCAGCAGCTCTTGAAGAGCGTGAAATTCTTGTAGACAAGAAAGACATTTCACTCGACCAGGATGTTAAAGCACTGGGTGAATATACAGCTACCGTAAACCTTGTAGGAGATCTGAATCCTAAGGTTAAATTCTGGGTAGTTAAAGACGAGTGA
- the rpsR gene encoding 30S ribosomal protein S18, whose translation MIKNPSHPKKGQRKVKQCKFTRAGLEYIDYKNTEMLQRFTNDQGKILPRRVTGTSAKHQRQLTTAVKRARFLALMPYVAENLR comes from the coding sequence ATGATTAAGAATCCATCACATCCGAAAAAAGGTCAACGTAAGGTAAAGCAGTGCAAATTTACCCGTGCCGGACTTGAGTATATTGATTACAAAAACACTGAAATGCTTCAGCGTTTTACAAACGATCAGGGTAAAATCCTCCCTCGTCGTGTAACCGGGACCAGCGCAAAACATCAGCGACAGTTAACTACAGCAGTGAAGAGAGCTCGTTTTTTAGCTCTTATGCCGTACGTAGCTGAAAACCTTAGATAA
- the rpsF gene encoding 30S ribosomal protein S6 translates to MSKNYYEFTYIINPVLEEDKFKETVDKVTKLIEKNGGEIDEVDEWGLRQFAYSIDKKGSGYYVNMYFDAPAEAIASVERQLRIDDDILRFMTLKYDAKMLRHRELQKKNEVPDIFAIEDEDEDSEENDD, encoded by the coding sequence ATGAGCAAGAACTATTACGAGTTTACCTATATCATAAATCCTGTTCTCGAAGAGGATAAGTTCAAAGAAACCGTTGATAAAGTTACCAAGCTAATCGAAAAAAACGGTGGAGAAATTGATGAAGTTGATGAGTGGGGCTTACGTCAGTTTGCATATAGCATTGACAAAAAAGGCAGTGGTTATTATGTGAACATGTATTTTGATGCACCTGCTGAAGCGATCGCTTCTGTTGAGCGTCAGTTAAGAATTGATGATGATATTCTTCGATTTATGACTCTCAAGTACGACGCTAAAATGTTGCGTCATCGTGAACTTCAAAAGAAAAATGAAGTTCCTGATATCTTCGCAATTGAAGATGAAGACGAAGATTCAGAAGAGAACGACGATTAA
- a CDS encoding NADH-quinone oxidoreductase subunit N, translating into MDYLGDIQAFLPGVITAVAGLVVIVVESLKKDSPFNFWITALSLIAALIVSVQSLGTNLDTAFSGMLVYGGPVAFGNMIILTGAVFCVFISEDYLKGIGHYYGEVYALMLFATSGMLALAGSNDLITLFVGLETMSICLYVMAGLIKDEKAGAESALKYFLLGAFSTGFLLYGMALLYGATGTTNIPEIGAAASTNLLFLAGTGLLLVGFLFKISAVPFHMWTPDVYQGTPTTLTAYMATASKAGTFVAFILVLARALPIMEGLDWQSVLSLIAIVTMIFGNIIALVQDNVKRMLAYSSVAHAGYALVGLAAGTFEGYSAVLFYLFAYTLMNVGAFGVIAYYERNKGLDFNQVQNLAGLGYKEPLMGISLSVFLFSLAGIPPLVGFVGKYYVFAAAISADMVGLAVVGVLASAASVYYYLRVMVYLYFREEHQPIELFKPTLLYKGTIAILAILTLYYGVEPLLPTGGLMDILNTFGGYSTPAISVAP; encoded by the coding sequence ATGGATTATTTAGGCGACATACAAGCTTTTCTACCCGGTGTTATTACAGCCGTTGCTGGTTTAGTAGTAATTGTGGTGGAATCACTGAAAAAAGATAGCCCCTTCAATTTCTGGATTACGGCTCTTTCCCTGATTGCAGCTCTCATCGTGAGTGTGCAATCTTTGGGTACTAACTTAGATACAGCATTTTCAGGAATGCTGGTTTACGGAGGCCCTGTAGCTTTCGGAAATATGATCATACTTACCGGTGCTGTTTTTTGTGTATTTATTAGTGAAGATTATCTGAAGGGCATCGGTCACTACTATGGTGAGGTTTATGCCCTGATGCTGTTTGCTACTTCGGGGATGCTGGCCCTTGCCGGTTCTAACGACCTGATTACGTTATTTGTAGGTCTGGAAACCATGTCTATCTGTTTATATGTAATGGCAGGTTTGATTAAAGACGAAAAAGCAGGTGCAGAATCTGCGCTTAAATACTTTCTGTTAGGAGCATTTTCAACAGGATTCTTACTCTATGGAATGGCTCTTCTTTATGGTGCTACAGGTACCACAAACATTCCTGAAATTGGAGCAGCTGCAAGCACAAATCTATTATTTCTTGCGGGTACCGGGCTTCTGTTGGTAGGTTTTTTGTTTAAAATTTCTGCCGTACCATTTCATATGTGGACTCCCGATGTTTATCAGGGGACACCAACCACATTAACCGCTTACATGGCTACCGCCTCTAAAGCAGGTACGTTTGTTGCCTTTATTTTGGTGCTTGCAAGAGCGCTTCCGATTATGGAAGGATTGGATTGGCAGTCAGTGTTAAGCCTCATCGCTATTGTAACCATGATTTTTGGTAACATCATTGCTCTTGTACAGGACAATGTGAAAAGAATGCTCGCCTATTCCAGTGTGGCTCACGCCGGATATGCTCTGGTTGGTTTAGCAGCAGGTACATTTGAGGGATACAGTGCGGTACTATTTTATTTATTCGCTTACACCCTCATGAATGTGGGTGCTTTTGGAGTGATCGCATACTATGAAAGAAACAAAGGTCTTGATTTCAATCAGGTGCAAAACCTCGCAGGTCTTGGTTATAAAGAACCACTGATGGGGATTTCGCTTTCCGTTTTTCTCTTCTCTTTAGCAGGAATTCCTCCGCTGGTTGGCTTTGTAGGTAAGTATTACGTATTTGCTGCGGCTATCAGTGCTGATATGGTTGGTTTAGCCGTGGTTGGTGTTTTAGCTAGTGCTGCTAGCGTGTATTATTATCTGCGGGTAATGGTATATTTGTATTTCCGTGAAGAGCATCAGCCTATTGAGTTATTTAAGCCTACATTGCTTTACAAAGGCACGATTGCCATTCTGGCCATTCTAACCCTGTATTATGGAGTAGAGCCTTTACTTCCTACTGGAGGATTAATGGATATTCTGAATACATTTGGCGGATACTCAACTCCAGCTATTTCTGTAGCTCCCTGA
- a CDS encoding 4a-hydroxytetrahydrobiopterin dehydratase, whose translation MAQPLSKQDIRKALNSLEGWELGDDVIKKEFSFNDFSEALGFIVRVGLEAEKQVHHPQLFNVYNTVNISLNTHDAGDKVTQKDVDLAKAIESVL comes from the coding sequence ATGGCACAACCACTTTCAAAACAGGATATTCGCAAAGCTCTGAATTCCTTAGAAGGGTGGGAGTTAGGCGATGATGTTATCAAAAAAGAATTTTCATTTAATGATTTCAGTGAAGCCCTCGGGTTTATTGTCCGGGTTGGACTGGAAGCTGAAAAACAGGTACATCACCCGCAGTTGTTTAATGTATACAACACGGTTAATATCAGTTTAAATACACATGATGCGGGCGATAAGGTCACTCAAAAAGATGTAGACCTTGCCAAAGCAATTGAAAGCGTTTTATAA
- a CDS encoding NADH-quinone oxidoreductase subunit M, whose protein sequence is METLLNIVIYLPLLGIPLILMIKNETSRKWIALLVTALTFVASLPLMLSFDVAASGTPQFLTEGGRLMESLDIKYLVGLDGLSLLLFMLTTFMGPIVILSSWNSVKKHLAGYLSMLLLLQTASLGVFASLDLMVFYVFFELSLIPMYFLIGIWGGAGRIQATIKFFIYTLVGSLIMLVGLIYLGYDAGAAMGAGTNFTTDWRFLSSDMYTIGLVEQTYLFLAFALAFCIKVPLFPFHTWLPYAHTEAPTAGSVVLAAIMLKMGTYGLIRVCLPIFPNAFMEFAPWMATLAVIGIIYGALVAMVQKDVKKLVAYSSVSHLGFVVLGIFALNTVAVQGAIIQMINHGLSTGALFLIVGMIYDRRHTRMIKDFGGIAKKVPVFTVMFMIATLASIGLPGLNGFVGEFLILNGSFFSELYNNKVFAILAATGVILAAVYMLWMFQRVMFGPLTNEENEKLVDLNGREIGLLVPLVIFMFWIGIHPVDFTKYSEVQVTELIEASQEKSMAVIEQSKLDEDLPDWTARFYDVDQVESQMASK, encoded by the coding sequence ATGGAAACTCTTTTAAATATCGTTATTTACTTACCACTGTTAGGCATTCCGCTGATTTTAATGATCAAGAATGAAACCTCACGAAAGTGGATTGCCCTGTTGGTGACAGCCCTAACCTTTGTAGCCTCTCTGCCTCTGATGTTGAGTTTTGATGTTGCAGCCTCAGGAACCCCGCAGTTTTTAACTGAAGGCGGAAGGTTGATGGAATCATTAGACATTAAATACCTCGTGGGTCTGGATGGATTAAGTCTGTTATTATTCATGCTTACTACCTTTATGGGGCCTATCGTGATTTTATCATCATGGAATTCCGTGAAAAAACATCTGGCCGGTTACCTGAGTATGCTTTTGTTGTTGCAAACGGCTTCTTTGGGAGTTTTTGCTTCGCTTGATCTGATGGTATTTTATGTATTTTTCGAGCTTTCTTTGATTCCCATGTACTTTCTGATTGGTATCTGGGGCGGAGCCGGGCGGATTCAGGCCACCATTAAATTTTTCATTTACACATTGGTCGGTTCACTCATAATGTTGGTTGGATTGATCTATCTTGGATATGATGCCGGCGCAGCGATGGGAGCTGGAACAAATTTTACAACCGACTGGAGATTCCTTTCCAGTGATATGTATACCATTGGTTTGGTTGAGCAAACGTATTTATTCCTGGCTTTTGCACTGGCCTTTTGTATCAAAGTGCCTTTATTTCCTTTCCATACCTGGTTGCCGTACGCGCATACCGAGGCCCCAACGGCAGGCTCTGTAGTGCTTGCAGCCATCATGCTTAAGATGGGTACTTATGGATTGATCCGCGTTTGTTTGCCAATTTTCCCGAATGCATTTATGGAGTTTGCTCCCTGGATGGCCACACTTGCTGTGATTGGAATCATATATGGTGCGCTTGTGGCGATGGTTCAGAAAGATGTGAAGAAATTGGTTGCCTATTCATCGGTCAGTCACTTAGGATTTGTTGTATTGGGAATTTTTGCTCTGAACACCGTTGCTGTTCAGGGTGCTATCATCCAGATGATTAACCACGGACTTTCAACCGGAGCGCTCTTCCTTATTGTTGGGATGATTTATGATCGGCGCCACACTCGTATGATTAAAGACTTTGGTGGTATTGCCAAGAAGGTTCCTGTGTTTACAGTAATGTTCATGATTGCGACTTTAGCGTCAATAGGATTACCGGGATTGAACGGTTTTGTAGGTGAGTTTTTAATTCTGAACGGATCATTCTTCTCAGAACTGTATAACAACAAGGTATTTGCCATACTCGCTGCTACCGGTGTGATTTTGGCTGCAGTGTATATGCTGTGGATGTTCCAGCGGGTAATGTTTGGTCCGCTGACTAATGAAGAAAATGAGAAATTAGTAGATCTGAATGGTCGTGAGATCGGTTTACTGGTTCCATTGGTAATATTCATGTTTTGGATTGGAATCCACCCGGTTGACTTCACGAAGTATTCAGAAGTACAGGTAACGGAATTAATTGAAGCATCTCAGGAAAAAAGTATGGCTGTTATCGAGCAGTCAAAACTTGATGAAGACCTTCCTGACTGGACTGCAAGATTCTATGACGTAGATCAAGTTGAATCACAAATGGCATCCAAATAA
- the nuoL gene encoding NADH-quinone oxidoreductase subunit L, whose amino-acid sequence MESATALFSLIIALPLAGFLINGIIGLFAENYRNKKQLIGLIANLAVFVPFAIAVYFFLNINAESEAVVYKLFTWMEVGSFSVDIAYRLDQLSILMTLVVTGVGFLIHLYSMGYMADDEGYWKFFAYLNLFIFAMLNLVLGNNLLLLFLGWEGVGVCSYLLIGFWYTDMAKSDAAKKAFIYNRIGDFAFLIAMFMVFQTVGSLNFDVILGNLDAFSGEYTFTIGLLMFIGATGKSAQIPLFVWLPDAMAGPTPVSALIHAATMVTSGIYLISRMSPMFVMSPEVMLIVAVIGALTAIVAATIAITQNDIKSVLAYSTVSQLGYMFLALGSGAFTAAMFHVVTHAFFKACLFLGSGSVIHAMHHVEHELEHEGKDVHFDPQDMRNMGGLRKYMPSTYKTFLISTIAIAGIPPLAGFFSKDEILAMTANAGAGEFGSYMYMALWGVGMITAFLTAFYMFRLTLTTFHGDFKLGQRFKEAIGAEKYLHESPATMTIPLWTLAGLAAVGGFLGVPNFVVETFTGETAHINLLHNWLYNINADYELILGKPIKWGIMAFSIVIAIAGTWTAFRMYNNNQQLESDAKLADRFGGLYQTWKDKYNLDEVYEGLISDPIVKFSDKVLAVFDMKVVDGIVNATAGTVRLFGSLFRYVQTGVVSSYALAFVIGVIVILYLMIM is encoded by the coding sequence ATGGAATCCGCTACGGCGCTGTTTTCACTCATAATTGCTCTTCCATTAGCTGGTTTTCTGATCAACGGAATTATCGGCCTGTTCGCAGAGAACTATAGAAATAAGAAGCAACTCATAGGGTTGATTGCCAACCTGGCTGTATTTGTGCCTTTTGCGATTGCAGTTTATTTCTTTCTGAATATTAATGCTGAATCCGAAGCAGTGGTTTACAAGCTGTTTACCTGGATGGAAGTGGGGAGCTTCAGTGTTGATATTGCATACCGGCTGGATCAGCTTTCTATCTTAATGACGCTGGTGGTAACCGGTGTAGGATTTTTGATTCACCTATACTCAATGGGGTATATGGCTGACGATGAAGGGTACTGGAAGTTCTTTGCCTACCTGAACCTTTTCATCTTTGCGATGCTGAATCTTGTTCTTGGTAATAACCTGTTGCTGTTATTCCTTGGGTGGGAAGGAGTTGGAGTTTGTTCTTACCTGTTGATTGGTTTCTGGTACACCGATATGGCCAAGTCTGATGCAGCCAAAAAAGCTTTTATTTACAACCGAATTGGTGACTTCGCATTTTTGATTGCGATGTTCATGGTTTTCCAAACGGTAGGGAGCCTGAACTTTGATGTAATTCTTGGAAACCTGGATGCGTTCTCCGGCGAGTATACCTTCACTATTGGTCTATTGATGTTTATCGGGGCAACCGGTAAATCTGCACAGATTCCATTGTTCGTTTGGCTGCCAGATGCGATGGCTGGTCCGACTCCGGTTTCTGCCCTTATCCATGCGGCTACGATGGTAACTTCAGGTATTTACCTGATCTCAAGAATGTCGCCGATGTTTGTGATGTCACCGGAAGTAATGCTGATTGTAGCGGTTATTGGAGCTTTGACCGCGATTGTTGCTGCCACTATTGCCATCACTCAAAATGATATTAAAAGTGTGCTTGCTTACTCTACGGTTTCACAGCTGGGGTATATGTTCCTGGCTTTAGGTTCCGGAGCTTTTACTGCCGCCATGTTCCATGTAGTAACCCATGCTTTCTTTAAGGCTTGTCTGTTCCTCGGTTCAGGGTCGGTTATTCATGCCATGCACCATGTGGAGCATGAGCTTGAGCACGAAGGCAAAGATGTGCATTTCGATCCGCAGGATATGAGAAATATGGGTGGGCTTCGAAAATACATGCCATCTACCTACAAGACTTTTCTGATTTCGACTATTGCCATTGCCGGTATCCCGCCATTAGCCGGGTTCTTTTCTAAGGATGAAATTTTAGCCATGACTGCCAACGCCGGAGCCGGTGAATTTGGAAGCTATATGTATATGGCGCTTTGGGGTGTTGGAATGATTACTGCGTTCCTTACCGCTTTTTATATGTTCCGTCTTACACTTACTACCTTTCATGGGGACTTCAAACTGGGGCAGCGTTTTAAGGAAGCTATCGGAGCTGAAAAATATCTGCACGAAAGTCCTGCAACCATGACGATTCCTCTTTGGACTTTGGCAGGCCTGGCTGCTGTAGGCGGATTCTTAGGTGTACCTAATTTTGTTGTGGAAACTTTCACCGGAGAAACTGCTCATATAAATTTACTGCATAACTGGCTGTACAACATTAATGCTGATTATGAGCTGATTCTTGGCAAGCCAATCAAGTGGGGCATCATGGCGTTTTCTATTGTTATTGCCATTGCCGGCACGTGGACAGCCTTCAGAATGTACAACAACAATCAGCAGCTTGAGTCGGACGCAAAACTCGCCGATCGATTTGGTGGACTTTATCAAACATGGAAAGACAAGTATAATCTCGATGAGGTTTATGAGGGACTGATTTCAGATCCTATCGTGAAGTTCTCCGACAAAGTTCTTGCCGTTTTTGATATGAAAGTGGTAGATGGAATTGTAAATGCTACAGCGGGAACGGTCCGCTTATTCGGAAGCTTATTCCGATACGTCCAAACGGGAGTGGTTTCAAGTTATGCGCTGGCATTTGTGATTGGCGTAATTGTGATCCTTTATTTAATGATAATGTAA
- a CDS encoding sodium:proton antiporter, which produces MFVLLLSGVAFAAEEGVNHGIDASELSLFWVIPFAGILLSIAIFPLVAEDFWHHHFGKISAFWGFLLVIPLIFEFGFDKALYEVLHVYLLEYIPFIILLFALFTISGGVRIKGYMKGTPEVNTGLLLIGTILASWMGTTGAAMLLIRPMLRANAWREKKVHMVVFFIFLVANVGGSLTPLGDPPLFLGFLQGVSFFWTTTNLFWEMAFVVVILLVLYYFWDKALYNKETNTQPSSEGSEPLGLEGSFNLLLLGGVVGAVLFSGLVKLGEFEIYHVHVKYENLVRDFTLLFLSWVSWHFTSKESRAANGFNWFPIQEVGKLFAGIFVTIIAPISMLKAAQGGEGALQFVNNAVFTGGEPNDVMFFWITGMLSAFLDNAPTYLVFFNAAGGDAAILMTELKSTLIAISSGAVFFGAMTYIGNAPNFMVKSIAEQDGVNMPSFGGYMLWSFGILVPIYILVTLIFI; this is translated from the coding sequence ATGTTTGTTTTGCTTCTTTCCGGAGTAGCTTTTGCTGCTGAAGAAGGAGTAAACCATGGAATTGACGCTAGTGAATTAAGCTTATTTTGGGTCATTCCTTTTGCGGGAATCCTTCTTTCAATCGCTATTTTCCCTCTCGTTGCCGAAGATTTTTGGCACCATCATTTTGGGAAAATATCCGCTTTTTGGGGATTTCTGCTCGTAATACCTCTCATTTTTGAATTTGGATTTGATAAAGCCCTTTATGAAGTGCTTCATGTTTACCTGCTGGAGTACATTCCCTTTATCATCTTATTATTTGCCTTATTTACCATTTCGGGTGGTGTCCGGATTAAAGGATATATGAAAGGTACCCCCGAGGTTAATACCGGACTTCTCCTTATTGGTACCATACTCGCCAGCTGGATGGGTACGACCGGAGCCGCCATGCTTCTTATCCGCCCTATGTTGCGCGCCAACGCCTGGAGAGAAAAGAAAGTCCATATGGTAGTATTCTTCATTTTCCTTGTTGCTAACGTTGGAGGTTCATTAACACCACTTGGCGATCCTCCGCTATTCCTTGGATTCTTACAGGGAGTAAGCTTCTTCTGGACTACAACCAACTTATTCTGGGAGATGGCTTTTGTTGTAGTGATTCTGTTAGTCCTCTATTATTTCTGGGATAAAGCCCTTTATAATAAAGAGACTAATACTCAGCCTTCCAGCGAAGGAAGCGAGCCGCTTGGACTTGAAGGTAGCTTTAACCTGTTGCTGCTTGGTGGTGTTGTTGGAGCCGTACTATTCTCAGGATTGGTAAAACTTGGAGAATTTGAGATTTATCATGTACACGTGAAGTATGAAAACCTTGTTCGTGACTTTACCCTGCTATTCCTTTCATGGGTGAGCTGGCATTTCACTTCTAAAGAAAGTCGTGCAGCTAATGGATTCAACTGGTTCCCGATTCAGGAGGTTGGAAAACTTTTTGCCGGAATCTTTGTTACCATCATCGCCCCAATAAGTATGCTTAAAGCCGCACAAGGTGGCGAAGGCGCACTTCAGTTTGTGAACAACGCTGTGTTTACGGGTGGAGAACCAAACGATGTAATGTTCTTCTGGATAACTGGTATGCTCTCAGCATTCCTGGATAATGCCCCTACTTACCTGGTATTCTTTAATGCCGCCGGTGGTGATGCAGCTATCCTGATGACAGAACTCAAGAGTACTTTAATAGCCATTTCTTCTGGTGCAGTATTCTTTGGTGCTATGACGTATATTGGTAACGCACCCAACTTCATGGTTAAATCAATTGCCGAGCAGGATGGTGTTAATATGCCAAGTTTTGGTGGCTATATGTTATGGTCTTTTGGTATACTGGTACCAATTTACATACTCGTAACCCTGATATTTATATAA